One window of Botrimarina mediterranea genomic DNA carries:
- a CDS encoding ABC transporter ATP-binding protein produces MSGEAVIETRALSKVYRDFWGRQKVRALKALDLEVYKGEIFGLLGPNGSGKSTTIKLLLGLLFPTDGQALVFGKEATDVSKNERIGYLPEESYLYKFLNAEETLDFYGRLFDIPAEVRKERIESLLKLVGIDRARKRQLREYSKGMTRRIGLAQALINDPELILLDEPTSGLDPIGTREMKDMILQLRDQGKTVVMCSHLLADVQDVCDRIAILHQGELKELGRVDSLLTVDDVTQVRARNLSDACKNELRDVIQRHSGELLEMDNPTTTLEDLFLSIVRDSEVRPGRRVVGHQSSGGSDQPPSPTAAS; encoded by the coding sequence ATGTCAGGCGAAGCCGTCATCGAGACCCGCGCCCTGTCGAAGGTCTACCGCGACTTCTGGGGCCGTCAGAAAGTCCGCGCCCTGAAGGCCCTTGACCTTGAGGTCTACAAGGGCGAGATATTCGGCCTCTTGGGCCCCAACGGCTCGGGCAAGTCCACGACGATCAAGCTGCTGCTTGGTCTCTTGTTCCCGACCGACGGCCAGGCGCTGGTCTTCGGCAAAGAGGCGACCGACGTCTCGAAGAACGAGCGGATCGGCTACTTGCCCGAGGAGTCGTACCTCTACAAGTTCCTCAACGCCGAGGAGACGCTCGACTTCTACGGCCGGCTCTTCGACATCCCCGCGGAGGTCCGCAAGGAGCGGATCGAGTCGCTGCTCAAGCTCGTTGGCATCGACCGCGCCCGTAAGCGGCAATTGCGTGAGTATTCCAAGGGCATGACGCGACGTATCGGCCTCGCCCAGGCGTTGATCAACGACCCTGAGCTGATCCTGCTCGACGAGCCCACCAGCGGCCTCGACCCGATCGGCACGCGCGAGATGAAGGACATGATCCTCCAGCTCCGCGACCAGGGCAAAACCGTCGTCATGTGCAGCCACCTCCTCGCCGACGTGCAGGACGTGTGCGACCGGATCGCGATCCTGCACCAGGGCGAGCTCAAGGAGCTCGGCCGCGTCGATTCGCTGCTGACCGTCGACGACGTGACACAGGTCCGCGCCCGCAACCTAAGCGACGCCTGCAAGAACGAGCTCCGCGACGTGATCCAACGACACAGCGGTGAATTGTTGGAGATGGACAACCCGACGACGACGCTCGAGGACTTGTTCTTGTCGATCGTCCGCGACAGCGAGGTCCGTCCGGGCCGGCGTGTCGTCGGACACCAGTCCTCGGGCGGAAGTGACCAGCCGCCGTCGCCCACCGCGGCGTCCTAG
- the tyrS gene encoding tyrosine--tRNA ligase gives MDFYAELEARGLVHQATDPGLGAWLAGGSRTLYAGFDPTADSLHVGHMMGLITLRRFQKARHKPIAVVGGATGMIGDPSGKNAERNLLDKAALEHNVACIAKQMERFLDFESGAVLANNFDWTGGWTYLEFLRDIGKFFPVNVMLQKDSVKSRLGSDAGLSYTEFSYMLLQAYDFVHLAREHGCQLQAGGSDQWGNITTGIDLARRMGVSSEKLPLFGFTWPLLTKSDGSKMGKTESGAIWLDAERTSPYQFFQYWVNVDDADVGGCLRTLTEVSLEEIATLDASRTENAAARESQKRLAEELTRLVHGAEGLTSAQRATEIFFGAEIDGLDDKTLGQIFADVPTGELSRAQLDGAGLPVVDALVAAGLAKSKGEARRTVEQGGAYVNNRRVEGLDRTLTAANLASETVIVLRSGRKKYALLRLV, from the coding sequence ATGGACTTCTACGCTGAACTCGAAGCCCGTGGCCTTGTGCATCAGGCGACCGATCCGGGGCTGGGCGCTTGGCTTGCTGGCGGGTCGCGGACGCTTTATGCCGGGTTCGATCCGACGGCCGACAGCTTGCACGTCGGGCATATGATGGGCCTGATCACGCTGCGGCGGTTCCAGAAGGCTCGCCACAAGCCGATCGCCGTCGTTGGCGGCGCTACGGGCATGATCGGCGACCCCAGCGGTAAGAACGCCGAACGCAACCTGCTCGACAAGGCCGCTCTGGAGCACAACGTCGCGTGCATCGCCAAGCAGATGGAGCGCTTTCTGGATTTCGAATCGGGCGCAGTGCTCGCTAACAACTTCGACTGGACCGGCGGGTGGACGTACCTCGAGTTCTTACGCGACATCGGCAAGTTCTTTCCGGTCAACGTGATGTTGCAAAAGGACTCGGTGAAGAGCCGCCTCGGGAGTGACGCGGGGCTCAGCTACACCGAGTTCAGCTACATGCTGTTGCAGGCGTATGACTTCGTGCACCTGGCGCGCGAGCATGGCTGCCAGCTCCAGGCGGGCGGCAGCGACCAGTGGGGCAACATTACCACCGGTATTGACCTCGCCCGCCGGATGGGCGTTTCGAGCGAGAAGCTGCCGCTGTTCGGCTTCACTTGGCCGCTCTTGACCAAGAGCGACGGCTCGAAGATGGGTAAGACCGAGTCGGGCGCCATCTGGCTCGACGCCGAGCGCACCAGCCCCTACCAGTTCTTCCAGTACTGGGTGAACGTCGATGACGCCGACGTGGGCGGCTGTTTGCGGACGCTCACGGAGGTCTCGCTGGAGGAGATCGCGACGCTCGACGCCTCCCGCACCGAGAACGCCGCCGCCCGCGAAAGCCAGAAACGGCTTGCCGAGGAGCTGACGAGGCTCGTCCATGGCGCCGAGGGTCTCACTTCAGCCCAAAGAGCTACCGAGATTTTCTTTGGCGCCGAGATCGACGGACTCGACGACAAGACGCTCGGCCAGATCTTCGCCGACGTGCCCACGGGCGAGCTGTCGCGGGCACAGCTCGACGGCGCCGGCTTGCCGGTCGTTGACGCCCTGGTGGCCGCCGGGCTGGCGAAGAGCAAGGGCGAAGCCCGCCGAACCGTCGAGCAGGGCGGCGCGTACGTCAACAACCGCCGCGTCGAGGGGCTCGACCGGACCCTGACCGCCGCCAATTTGGCGAGCGAGACGGTAATCGTTCTGCGCAGCGGCCGCAAGAAATACGCCCTGCTCCGCCTCGTGTGA